A single genomic interval of Peromyscus leucopus breed LL Stock chromosome 7, UCI_PerLeu_2.1, whole genome shotgun sequence harbors:
- the LOC114694100 gene encoding cytochrome b-c1 complex subunit 9 produces the protein MAPAITSRLYSLLFRRNATFALTIVVGALFFERAFDQGADAIYENLNEGKLWKHIKHKYENKE, from the exons ATGGCGCCGGCGATCACTTCGCGTTTGTACTCCCTGCTTTTCCGCAGGAATGCAACCTTCGCCCTCACCATAGTAGTGGGCGCCCTTTTCTTCGAGCGCGCCTTCGACCAGGGCGCAGACGCGATCTACGAGAACCTCAACGAGGGG AAGCTGTGGAAACACATAAAGCACAAGTATGAGAACAAGGAGTAA